From Sceloporus undulatus isolate JIND9_A2432 ecotype Alabama chromosome 6, SceUnd_v1.1, whole genome shotgun sequence, one genomic window encodes:
- the NKTR gene encoding NK-tumor recognition protein isoform X6, with protein MQRLRAYRPPSGEKWSKGDKLSDPGKWDERSLSQRSRSWSQNGYSDLSSAKYGSHHRKHRKEKKTKHKKKAKKQKHLKKRKQIKKKKLSPSSDMESSRSSTRKTKSPYGRERGSHSSSLTSRGESSRRGWSKSDRDKQSSLSLSSRDSQSYYRSRSRSRSRSRSYSRRSSRSRTANKSSQSRSRSRSRSRSRSSSASDHLKITSTPPKNVATRLNESKPVKVEPVRTALPQNDKVVIQPVVTESIPVIPLSDSPPPSRWKPGQKPWKPSYERIQEMKAKTTHLLPTQTTYNLVSAKDAGPSSSYHKREKSSDSEHSDYSKNRSERSSGSWRRSRSRTTRSRSYSKSYSRSRSLSSSRSRSTLRSHSVNKFPSDQSCYSGSSSYFSLSEDDRPKSKIKSEYRERHLQLEKKRQSSSESTLPYAKDTSSQKHRDSVSRSSDFSTDSEQLVKPQSTQERGQLQSKKANRKRNKSCSVYDEHEKKTRSDWSSDHSKKSVLKEKSESPRRSRKSKRKTRAGSKWDSESNSEGGKVRNSKEGSRLSSSKEEGEASSDSDTDLSLAKRKTRLDSSSVVSKTNKQSSLSETESSHSTSGARGKSRKQKHGSKKNLKKTHSKKAKEKSKGKKDKKHKPQKQKETFHWQPPLEFGEEEEEEEDVVRPEAKDEREKQVATGPKDKNQEQDCENDKMVKDQPREDEKLHEQNTLLDKAVGHTSPASQPSTSNGEQSTSTQVPNPDKNIDASGTPDRAMVSENEVDVTQMDDMEICTPEHNSPFKVDVESSPVSLKIHLRDVKVSKNTDVPNNSEAEGRMQRLNGKESTDAKEDKDNKEKEKQKPKPTTTVLAVESRQKTEMVDSAQSSTVDNKWKPLQGVGNLQLATAVASSSSSEPKNQPLSSESKPQGLRIEIKSKNKIRPGSLFDEVRKTARLNRRPRNHESSSEEDSATRENSQSRSRSRSRSKSEPKSRHRTRSLSYSHSRSLSSSTSSYRSRSYTRSRSRGWYSRGRSRSRSSSYNSCRSHSRTYSRSRSRSSSYDHRSRSSRSYTYDSYYSRSRSRSRSKRSDSYHRSRSYDRRSRSYGSDSESDRSYSNNRSPSESSRYS; from the exons ATGCAGAGATTAAGAGCCTACAGGCCACCCAGTGGAGAAAAATGGAGTAAAGGAGACAA GTTGAGTGATCCAGGAAAATGGGATGAAAGAAGTCTGTCGCAGCGATCAAGATCTTGGTCCCAAAATGGCTATTCTGATCTAAGCAGTGCCAAATATGGCAGCCACCACAGAAAGCACcggaaagagaaaaagacaaagcacaaaaagaaagcaaaaaagcaaaagcatttgAAGAAGCGCaagcaaattaaaaagaaaaaattatctCCTTCGTCAGATATGGAATCTTCTCGTTCCTCTACTAGAAAGACAAAATCACCTTATGGTCGCGAGAGGGGCTCTCACTCTTCTTCACTGACTTCAAGGGGCGAGTCCTCTAGAAGAGGCTGGTCTAAATCAGACAGAGATAAGCAGAGTTCTTTGTCCCTGTCAAGCAGAGATTCCCAATCATATTACAGGTCCAGATCCAGGTCTAGATCCAGGTCCAGATCTTATTCTAGAAGAAGTTCTAGATCAAGAACAGCTAATAAGTCTTCTCAGTCTAGGAGCAGATCCAGATCTAGATCCAGATCCAGATCGAGTTCTGCCTCTGATCATCTAAAGATAACATCCACTCCACCCAAAAATGTTGCCACTCGTTTAAATGAGAGTAAGCCAGTTAAGGTAGAACCTGTAAGAACAGCACTGCCACAGAATGATAAGGTTGTGATACAGCCTGTTGTTACTGAAAGCATTCCAGTTATACCCCTAAGTGACAGCCCTCCACCTTCTAGATGGAAACCTGGGCAGAAGCCATGGAAACCATCCTATGAGCGCATTCAGGAAATGAAAGCAAAGACTACTCACTTACTACCCACTCAAACAACTTACAATTTAGTAAGTGCCAAAGATGCTGGCCCATCCTCTTCGTATCATAAGCGAGAAAAGAGTTCAGATAGTGAGCACAGTGACTATTCCAAAAATCGGAGTGAGAGGAGCTCAGGTAGTTGGCGAAGATCTAGGAGCAGGACAACTCGAAGTAGATCCTACTCCAAGTCATACTCCAGATCGAGAAGTCTGTCCAGTTCAAGGTCTCGATCAACACTTAGATCCCATTCAGTGAATAAATTTCCCAGTGACCAGTCATGCTACAGTGGGTCATCGTCTTACTTTTCTTTAAGTGAGGATGACAGAccgaaaagcaaaataaaatctgaGTACAGGGAGAGACATTTACAgttggaaaagaaaaggcaaagtaGTTCTGAAAGTACACTTCCATATGCAAAAGACACAAGTTCTCAGAAGCACAGGGATAGTGTAAGCAGATCTTCAGATTTCTCCACAGACAGTGAGCAGTTGGTAAAACCACAGTCAACTCAAGAAAGGGGgcaattacagtccaaaaaagctAATCGAAAACGAAATAAAAGCTGCTCAGTTTATGATGAACATGAAAAGAAGACTAGATCTGATTGGAGCAGTGACCATTCCAAAAAAAGTGTTTTGAAGGAGAAATCTGAGTCTCCAAGAAGGAGTAGGAAATCGAAAAGGAAAACACGTGCTGGCAGTAAGTGGGACTCTGAATCAAATTCAGAAGGTGGTAAAGTCAGAAACAGTAAAGAAGGTTCAAGATTGTCTTCTAGCAAGGAAGAAGGCGAAGCCTCATCAGATTCAGACACAGATCTCAGCCTTGCCAAACGTAAGACAAGATTAGATTCTTCTTCTGTTGTATCGAAGACAAATAAGCAGTCTTCCCTTTCAGAGACGGAGAGTTCCCATTCTACTTCAGGTGCCAGAGGGAAATCCAGAAAACAAAAGCATGGctccaaaaagaacctgaaaaaaacaCATTCCAAAAAAGCTAAAGAGAAGTCCAAGGGTAAAAAAGACAAGAAGCATAAGCCtcaaaagcaaaaggaaacatTTCATTGGCAGCCTCCCCTGGAGTTtggcgaggaggaagaggaggaagaagatgttgTAAGGCCAGAAGCAAAagatgaaagagaaaaacaagTTGCAACTGGTCCTAAAGATAAAAACCAAGAACAGGATTGTGAAAATGATAAGATGGTCAAAGACCAACCAAGAGAAGATGAAAAGCTCCATGAACAGAATACATTGTTGGATAAAGCTGTAGGGCATACATCGCCTGCTAGCCAGCCTAGTACAAGTAATGGGGAACAATCTACTTCAACTCAGGTTCCAAATCCAGATAAAAACATTGATGCATCGGGAACTCCTGATAGAGCAATGGTAAGTGAAAACGAGGTAGATGTCACCCAGATGGATGACATGGAGATCTGTACTCCAGAACATAATTCACCTTTCAAGGTTGATGTGGAATCTTCCCCTGTCAGTCTGAAGATACACCTTCGGGATGTTAAAGTTAGTAAGAATACAGATGTACCCAACAATTCTGAAGCAGAAGGTAGAATGCAAAGACTCAATGGTAAAGAATCTACTGATGCCAAAGAAGACAAAgacaacaaagaaaaagagaaacaaaaacctAAGCCCACCACAACAGTTCTTGCTGTAGAAAGTAGACAGAAAACTGAAATGGTTGATAGTGCCCAAAGCAGCACAGTGGATAATAAATGGAAGCCATTACAGGGTGTAGGGAATCTTCAGTTGGCCACTGCAGTTGCTTCTAGCAGTTCTTCAGAACCTAAAAATCAGCCCTTGTCTTCTGAATCGAAACCACAAGGTTTAAGGATAGAAatcaaaagtaaaaacaaaattagACCAGGCTCTCTGTTTGATGAAGTAAGAAAGACTGCCCGGCTTAATCGGAGACCAAGAAACCATGAGAGCTCCAGCGAGGAGGATTCAGCAACACGAGAAAACAGCCAATCACGAAGCCGCAGCCGGTCAAGGAGCAAGTCGGAACCTAAATCCAGGCACAGAACAAGATCCCTTTCTTACAGTCACTCAAGAAGTCTATCAAGCTCTACTTCCTCATATAG GTCACGGAGCTACACACGAAGCCGGAGCCGAGGGTGGTACAGCAGGGGCCGCTCAAGAAGTCGTAGCAGTTCCTATAACTCTTGCAGAAGTCATAG TCGAACCTATAGCAGAAGCCGGTCCAGAAGCAGTTCCTATGACCACCGTAGTCGATCCAG CAGATCTTACACCTATGACAGTTATTACAGCAGGAGTCGTAGTCGAAGCAGAAGCAAAAGGAGTGATAGTTATCACAGATCCCGCAGTTATGATCGACGGTCCAG ATCCTACGGCTCTGACAGTGAAAGTGACCGCAGTTATTCAAACAACCGAAGCCCTAGTGAAAGCAGCAGATACAGCTGA